Genomic DNA from Peribacillus simplex NBRC 15720 = DSM 1321:
GTACGGCGTCATTGATTACACGAACGACCAATGATATAACACAAGTCCAGCAAGTGGTTATCATGATGCTTCGTTTGGTTATCAGTGCACCTATCATGTTAATTGGCGGAGTGATCATGGCTGTATCCATGGATGCAAAATTATCCCTTGTCATTGTTGTCACAATGCCTTTGTTGATTGGCTCGATCTTGCTTATTCTATATAAAGGTGTGCCTCTCTTTCAAACGGTGCAAAAACGATTAGACCGGTTGAACCTTGTATTACGAGAAAATTTAACTGGTATTCGCGTCATTCGTGCCTTCAATCGTGAAACACAAGAGAAAGAACGTCTTAAGAAAGCGAATAAAGAATTGACGGATGTCTCGATCAAAGTCAATAAAATTATGGCCTTCATGATGCCTGTAATGATGCTTGTAATGAACTTGACGGTTGTTGGTATCATTTGGTTTGGTGGAGTTCGTATTGATAACGGCGGTATGCAGATCGGGGACTTAATGGCATTTATCCAATATGTTATGCAAATTATGTTCGCTCTCGTTATGGCATCCATGATGTTCGTTATGGTTCCACGAGCGGCCGTATCGGCAACAAGGATAAACGAAGTCCTTGACATGAAACCTTCATTCCTGGATGAGGGGACAGAAAAGGCAGATCGTGTACACGGTACTCTTGAATTTGAACATGTGACGTTCAGTTACCCAGGAGCAGAAGAACCTGCATTATCGGATATTAGTTTTACTGCAAGTCCTGGTGAAATCACCGCAATAATCGGTGGAACAGGTTCAGGGAAAACGACGCTTGTCAATTTGATCCCTCGCTTCTATGATATTTCAAGTGGAATGATTCGCGTCAATGGTGTTGATATTCGTAAGTCATCACAAGATGAAGTTCGTTCAAAAATTGGCTTTGTACCACAAAAGGCCTTCCTCTTTACAGGTACTATCGCTGAAAACATTCGCTTTGGAAAACAAATAGCCACACAAGTTGAAGTTGAGCATGCGGCTCGGATTGCGCAAGCGGAGGATTTTATCAGCAACATGAAAGGCGGCTATGAGGCAGAAATCGATCAAGGCGGTTCAAACCTATCAGGAGGGCAAAAACAACGGCTTTCGATTGCACGGGCACTAATTCGAAAACCGGATATATATATATTCGATGATAGTTTTTCTGCACTTGACTACAAGACGGATGCCAACCTTCGCGCAGCCCTGAAAGCTGAAACGAAAAATTCGACGGTATTACTCGTTGCACAGCGTGTCAGTACGGTCGTGGACGCTGACCGAATCATTGTGTTAGACGAAGGCAAAATTGTAGGTATGGGAACACACCAAGAGTTGCTTAGTACAAACGACATTTACCGTGAAATCGCCTTATCACAGCTCACAGAGGAGGAAATTGCATGAGTAATCAAAAAAAACCTCAAGGCGGCGGTCAGGTTGGGCATGGTCCTGGTGGCGGTAACATGATGATGATGGGTCAAAAAGCAAAAGATTTTAAAGGAACACTAAAACGTCTATTGGCCTATTTAAAACCGAGGCGCAACAAATTGATTTCCGTGTTCTTCGCTGCAATCATGAGTACGATTTTT
This window encodes:
- a CDS encoding ABC transporter ATP-binding protein; this encodes MIKILKNLSVYKWIILAVIGLVFIQSMSDLFLPTLMADIIDKGVVRGDTPYIWKIGGFMLLVSALGACASIIASYYSSKAAMGMGRDLRLRVFNHVEKFSLQEFDEVGTASLITRTTNDITQVQQVVIMMLRLVISAPIMLIGGVIMAVSMDAKLSLVIVVTMPLLIGSILLILYKGVPLFQTVQKRLDRLNLVLRENLTGIRVIRAFNRETQEKERLKKANKELTDVSIKVNKIMAFMMPVMMLVMNLTVVGIIWFGGVRIDNGGMQIGDLMAFIQYVMQIMFALVMASMMFVMVPRAAVSATRINEVLDMKPSFLDEGTEKADRVHGTLEFEHVTFSYPGAEEPALSDISFTASPGEITAIIGGTGSGKTTLVNLIPRFYDISSGMIRVNGVDIRKSSQDEVRSKIGFVPQKAFLFTGTIAENIRFGKQIATQVEVEHAARIAQAEDFISNMKGGYEAEIDQGGSNLSGGQKQRLSIARALIRKPDIYIFDDSFSALDYKTDANLRAALKAETKNSTVLLVAQRVSTVVDADRIIVLDEGKIVGMGTHQELLSTNDIYREIALSQLTEEEIA